The Mycoplasmopsis caviae sequence AAAAATTTCTGGGCTTTGATTAATGTAGTCGCCATTAATAATTTTTACAACACTCTCAACTGTTTCTTTTAATGGTACATATACACCCTTAGATTTTGTAAATTGCTCAGTTGTAAAAAAGTTTTGAGTAAAGAAGTTTTCTAATTGTAAGGCTTTTTTAACTGTAATCTTGCTTTCATCATCAAGTTCATCAAAACCTAGAATAACAATAATGTCTTCTAAATCCTTATATGCTTTAAGAATTCTTTTGGCCTCAATAATGGCTTCAAAATGTTTTTTGTCTAATGTACTTTCATTAATCAAGTTTGATGAACTGGCTAATGGATCAAAAGCAGGAAAAATATTTCTTGAGGCTTGATTTCTTGATAGAACTAAATTACCATCTAGGTGGTTAAATACTGCAACAGCAGAAGGATCACTTAAATCATCCATTGGTAAAAACATTGTTTGAAATGATGTAATTGAACCATTTTGATTTTTAAATAATCTGTTTTCTATATTAGCAACATCGCTTTCAAGAGTTGATTGATAGCCACCAATTGATGGTTTTTTACCTAATGTAGCTGAAACCTCATTTTCAGCTTGCACAAAACGATAAATATTATCAATGAATAAAAGAACTTCTTCCTTTTCTTTATCTCTTAAATATTCAGCAGCTGTTACACCAATAGGTACTATTGACATTCTAGCTCCAGGAGACTCATTCATTTTTGAAATATACATAATTGAATTTGACATCAATTTTGAACTCTCTAATTCATTAAATAATTCAATGGCTTCTCTTGAACGTTCACCAGAACCAATAAAGATGTTTGAAGTTGATTTATTTTTATGATTAATATTGAAAATTAATTCTTTCATTAAAACAGTTTTACCAACTCCAGCACCACCAAAAAGCCCTATTTTTCCACCTTTTGCAATTGGCATAAAGAAGTCAATGGCTTTAATTCCGGTTTCAATAATTTCAATTTTATCACTTAAAAATCTGTCCTTGTTAATTGTTGAATTCATTTCAACGAACATTGGTTTATTTGCTCTATCAGTTAAAAGTGGTTTGCCTTCAAATGAGTAA is a genomic window containing:
- a CDS encoding MSC_0618 family F1-like ATPase beta subunit, which codes for MNGKIIKIWSDLVEVEFTKTNLPKVNDVLTLHNGKTYLLVKRIVDDKTVRAVVIFKFEDISIDDKVTNTQKSFMVPVGQGSKNNIYSFEGKPLLTDRANKPMFVEMNSTINKDRFLSDKIEIIETGIKAIDFFMPIAKGGKIGLFGGAGVGKTVLMKELIFNINHKNKSTSNIFIGSGERSREAIELFNELESSKLMSNSIMYISKMNESPGARMSIVPIGVTAAEYLRDKEKEEVLLFIDNIYRFVQAENEVSATLGKKPSIGGYQSTLESDVANIENRLFKNQNGSITSFQTMFLPMDDLSDPSAVAVFNHLDGNLVLSRNQASRNIFPAFDPLASSSNLINESTLDKKHFEAIIEAKRILKAYKDLEDIIVILGFDELDDESKITVKKALQLENFFTQNFFTTEQFTKSKGVYVPLKETVESVVKIINGDYINQSPEIFAYVGSALSIPDDKALGLVK